One window of Streptomyces sp. FIT100 genomic DNA carries:
- a CDS encoding DUF3159 domain-containing protein, which translates to MTSLDKPTTQEQEDGGHGDGHGPQHSRAVTEAALFEAFGGFRGMVETVLPGLLFVTIYTINKDLHLSAIAALGVSLLLVAVRLIRRDTVKHAFSGVFGVAFGVVFAMMTGDAKDFYLPGMLYTLGLALTYIITTLAGVPLIGLILGPVFKENLSWRTRNPGRKKAYAKASWAWGLILLAKCAILFPLYWWADTTQFGWVLVTLKIPPFLLAVYLTWLFLAKAPPPIDVFAEMEAKEREEAAREGAAREAATREGEA; encoded by the coding sequence GTGACGTCCCTCGACAAGCCGACCACGCAGGAACAGGAAGACGGCGGCCATGGCGACGGTCACGGCCCGCAGCACTCCAGGGCCGTCACCGAAGCAGCCCTGTTCGAGGCCTTCGGCGGGTTCCGGGGCATGGTGGAGACGGTCCTGCCCGGGCTCCTCTTCGTCACGATCTACACGATCAACAAGGACCTGCACCTCTCGGCGATCGCAGCCCTCGGGGTGTCGCTGCTGCTCGTGGCCGTACGGCTGATCCGCAGGGACACCGTGAAGCACGCGTTCAGCGGTGTCTTCGGAGTGGCCTTCGGTGTCGTCTTCGCGATGATGACCGGCGACGCGAAGGACTTCTATCTGCCGGGCATGCTGTACACGCTGGGCCTGGCGCTCACGTACATCATCACGACGCTGGCCGGTGTCCCGCTGATCGGCCTGATCCTCGGCCCGGTCTTCAAGGAGAACCTCTCCTGGCGCACCCGCAACCCCGGCCGCAAGAAGGCGTACGCCAAGGCGAGCTGGGCGTGGGGGCTCATCCTGCTCGCCAAGTGCGCGATCCTCTTCCCGCTCTACTGGTGGGCGGACACGACGCAGTTCGGGTGGGTGCTCGTCACCCTGAAGATCCCGCCGTTCCTCCTGGCGGTGTACCTGACGTGGCTGTTCCTGGCGAAGGCGCCGCCGCCGATCGACGTCTTCGCCGAGATGGAGGCGAAGGAGCGCGAGGAGGCGGCCCGGGAAGGAGCAGCCCGCGAGGCCGCGACCCGCGAAGGCGAGGCGTAG
- a CDS encoding TrkA family potassium uptake protein: protein MHIVIMGCGRVGAALAQTLEQQGHTVAVVDQDPTAFRRLGSGFGGRRVTGVGFDQDTLREAGIEDAGAFAAVSSGDNSNIIAARVAREMFGIENVAARIYDPRRAEVYQRLGIPTVATVRWTADQMLRRLLPSGAEPLWRDPSGAVQLAEVHTSAAWIGHKVSKLQDETGVRVAFLTRLGEAVLPTSQTVLQEGDLVHVMMRTDEIEKVEAAFAQGPEEGGH from the coding sequence GTGCACATCGTCATCATGGGCTGTGGCCGGGTGGGCGCGGCGCTCGCGCAGACCCTGGAGCAGCAGGGGCACACGGTCGCGGTCGTCGACCAGGACCCCACGGCCTTCCGTCGGCTGGGCTCCGGTTTCGGGGGGCGCCGTGTCACCGGCGTCGGCTTCGACCAGGACACCCTCCGCGAGGCGGGGATCGAGGACGCCGGGGCCTTCGCCGCGGTCAGCAGCGGTGACAATTCGAACATCATCGCCGCGCGGGTCGCGCGCGAGATGTTCGGGATCGAGAACGTGGCGGCGCGTATCTACGACCCCCGCCGGGCCGAGGTGTACCAGCGACTGGGCATCCCGACCGTGGCCACGGTCCGGTGGACGGCCGACCAGATGCTGCGGCGGCTCCTGCCGTCCGGCGCCGAGCCCCTGTGGCGGGACCCCAGCGGGGCCGTGCAACTCGCCGAGGTGCACACGTCAGCGGCGTGGATCGGGCACAAGGTGAGCAAGTTGCAGGACGAGACGGGCGTCCGCGTGGCGTTCCTCACCCGGCTCGGTGAGGCGGTGCTGCCGACGTCGCAGACGGTGCTGCAGGAAGGCGATCTGGTCCACGTGATGATGCGCACGGACGAGATCGAGAAGGTCGAGGCGGCGTTCGCCCAGGGTCCCGAGGAGGGTGGTCACTGA
- a CDS encoding sensor histidine kinase KdpD, translated as MARGKLRIYLGAAPGVGKTYAMLSEAHRRVERGTDCVVGFVEHHGRPRTEVMLHGLEQLPRREMEYRGSVFMEMDVDAVLARKPAVALVDELAHTNVPGSRNAKRWQDVEELLAAGIDVVSTVNIQHLESLGDVVESITGVRQRETVPDEVVRRADQIELVDMSPQALRRRMAHGNIYKPDKVDAALSNYFRPGNLTALRELALLWVADRVDEYLQEYRTEHRVSKIWGSRERIVVGLTGGPEGRTLIRRAARLAEKGAGGEVLAVYIARSDGLTAASPKELAVQRTLVEDLGGTFHHVIGDDIPSALLDFARGVNATQIVLGSSRRKSWQYIFGPGVGATVARESGPDLDVHIVTHEEVAKGRGLPVVHGARLGRPRIISGWLVGVAGPALLALLLTNVDADLGLANDMLLFLALTVAAALLGGLSPALASAAVGSLLLNYYFTPPLHKFTIADPKNIVAIVIFVAVAVSVASVVDIAARRTQQAARLRAESEILSFLAGSVLRGETSLDALLDRVRETFSMESVALLERASDVEPWTCAGSVGPAPADRPEEADVDMPVGEHMALALSGRPLPAADRRVLGAFAAQAAVVLDRQRLVDEAEEARKLAEGNRIRTALLAAVSHDLRTPLAGIKAAVTSLRSDDVEWSEEDRAELLEGIEDGADRLDHLVGNLLDMSRLQTGTVTPLIRGIDLDEVVPMALVGVPDAAVGLDIPETLPMVAVDKGLLERSVANIVENAVKYSPDSTPVVVSASTLGDRVEVRVVDRGRGVPDEAKERIFEPFQRYGDAPRGSGVGLGLAVARGFVEAMGGTLSAEDTPGGGLTMVLTLQAAPGAVPAGPEVPARAVG; from the coding sequence ATGGCACGCGGCAAGCTACGTATCTACCTGGGCGCGGCACCGGGCGTCGGCAAGACGTACGCGATGCTCTCCGAGGCGCACCGGCGCGTCGAGCGCGGCACGGACTGCGTCGTCGGCTTCGTCGAGCACCACGGCCGCCCGCGCACCGAGGTCATGCTGCACGGCCTGGAGCAGCTCCCGCGGCGTGAGATGGAGTACCGCGGCAGCGTCTTCATGGAGATGGACGTGGACGCCGTACTGGCCCGCAAGCCGGCCGTCGCCCTCGTCGACGAGCTCGCCCACACCAACGTGCCCGGTTCACGCAACGCCAAGCGGTGGCAGGACGTCGAGGAGCTGCTGGCCGCAGGCATCGACGTCGTCTCCACCGTCAACATCCAGCATCTGGAGTCGCTCGGCGACGTGGTCGAGTCGATAACCGGCGTACGGCAGCGGGAGACCGTGCCCGACGAGGTGGTCCGCCGCGCCGACCAGATCGAGCTTGTCGACATGTCGCCCCAGGCGCTGCGCCGCCGTATGGCCCACGGCAACATCTACAAGCCCGACAAGGTCGACGCGGCCCTGTCGAACTATTTCCGGCCAGGAAACCTCACCGCCCTGCGCGAGCTGGCCCTGCTCTGGGTCGCCGACCGGGTCGACGAGTACCTCCAGGAGTACCGGACGGAGCACCGGGTCTCGAAGATCTGGGGTTCGCGCGAGCGGATCGTGGTGGGCCTCACCGGTGGTCCCGAGGGGCGCACCCTCATCCGCAGGGCCGCGCGTCTCGCCGAGAAGGGCGCCGGGGGTGAGGTCCTCGCCGTCTACATCGCCCGCAGCGACGGGCTGACCGCGGCGTCGCCCAAGGAGCTGGCGGTGCAGCGCACGCTTGTCGAGGACCTCGGCGGAACGTTCCACCATGTCATCGGCGACGACATCCCCTCCGCGCTGCTCGACTTCGCCCGCGGCGTCAACGCCACTCAGATCGTGCTCGGCTCCAGCCGGCGCAAGTCCTGGCAGTACATCTTCGGACCGGGCGTCGGCGCCACCGTCGCCCGCGAGTCCGGACCCGACCTGGACGTCCACATCGTCACGCACGAGGAGGTCGCCAAGGGACGCGGGCTGCCCGTCGTCCACGGCGCCCGGCTCGGCCGTCCCCGGATCATCTCCGGCTGGCTCGTCGGTGTGGCCGGCCCCGCCCTGCTCGCCCTGCTGCTGACGAACGTCGACGCGGACCTCGGCCTCGCCAACGACATGCTGCTGTTCCTGGCGCTGACGGTGGCCGCGGCGCTGCTCGGCGGGCTGTCCCCGGCGCTGGCGTCGGCCGCTGTCGGCTCACTCCTGCTGAACTACTACTTCACCCCGCCGCTGCACAAGTTCACGATCGCCGACCCGAAGAACATCGTCGCCATCGTGATCTTCGTGGCGGTCGCGGTGTCGGTCGCCTCCGTGGTGGACATCGCCGCGCGCCGTACGCAGCAGGCCGCCAGACTGCGCGCGGAGTCCGAGATCCTGTCGTTCCTCGCCGGCAGCGTGCTGCGCGGCGAGACGAGCCTGGACGCGCTGCTGGACCGGGTCCGGGAGACCTTCTCCATGGAGTCCGTGGCCCTGCTGGAGCGCGCGAGCGACGTCGAGCCGTGGACCTGCGCGGGCAGCGTCGGACCGGCCCCGGCGGACCGCCCAGAGGAGGCGGACGTGGACATGCCGGTCGGCGAGCACATGGCGCTCGCCCTGTCGGGGCGCCCCCTTCCGGCCGCGGACCGCCGGGTGCTCGGTGCCTTCGCCGCCCAGGCCGCCGTCGTACTCGACCGCCAGCGGCTCGTCGACGAGGCGGAGGAGGCCCGCAAGCTCGCCGAGGGCAACCGGATACGCACCGCGCTGCTCGCCGCCGTCAGCCATGATCTGCGCACCCCGCTCGCGGGCATCAAGGCCGCCGTCACCTCGCTCCGCTCCGACGACGTCGAATGGTCCGAGGAGGACCGGGCGGAACTCCTCGAAGGCATCGAGGACGGCGCCGACCGCCTCGACCACCTCGTCGGCAACCTGCTCGACATGTCCCGGCTGCAGACCGGCACCGTGACCCCGCTCATCCGCGGGATCGACCTCGACGAGGTGGTCCCCATGGCGCTGGTCGGCGTCCCCGACGCCGCCGTCGGGCTCGACATCCCCGAAACGCTGCCGATGGTCGCCGTCGACAAGGGCCTGCTGGAGCGGTCCGTCGCCAACATCGTCGAGAACGCCGTCAAGTACAGCCCGGACTCGACCCCCGTCGTGGTCTCCGCGAGCACGCTCGGCGACCGTGTCGAGGTGCGGGTCGTGGACCGCGGCCGCGGCGTACCGGACGAGGCGAAGGAGCGGATCTTCGAGCCATTCCAGCGGTACGGTGACGCCCCGCGCGGCTCGGGCGTGGGCCTCGGCCTCGCCGTGGCACGCGGCTTCGTCGAGGCGATGGGCGGCACACTGTCCGCCGAGGACACCCCGGGCGGCGGGCTGACGATGGTCCTCACCCTCCAGGCCGCGCCGGGAGCGGTCCCGGCCGGCCCCGAAGTGCCCGCCCGGGCCGTCGGCTGA
- a CDS encoding ABC transporter ATP-binding protein, whose product MTESTTGRSTGTAVADGRPAGPMVRVEDVHRTYGGGAAAVHALRGVSFQVPRGELVALKGRSGSGKTTLLNLVGGLDTPDQGRITVDGTDLAGLGEDGLLELRRDRIGFIFQSFGLIPILSAAENVGVPMRLRRTDPAEREERVALLLSLVGLAEHAAQRPGELSGGQQQRVAIARALANRPALLIADEPTGQLDAETGLAVMELLRAVVRSEEVTALVATHDAQLLGLADRVLELSDGEIVEH is encoded by the coding sequence ATGACCGAGAGCACGACCGGACGCTCCACAGGCACCGCCGTCGCCGACGGGCGTCCCGCAGGACCCATGGTCCGGGTCGAGGACGTCCACCGCACGTACGGCGGCGGCGCCGCGGCCGTCCACGCCCTGCGAGGGGTGTCCTTCCAGGTCCCGCGCGGTGAGCTCGTCGCCCTGAAGGGCCGGTCGGGGTCCGGCAAGACCACGCTGCTCAATCTGGTCGGCGGCCTCGACACTCCGGACCAGGGCCGGATCACGGTCGACGGCACGGACCTCGCCGGGCTGGGCGAGGACGGGCTCCTGGAGCTGCGCCGGGACCGCATCGGCTTCATCTTCCAGTCCTTCGGGCTGATCCCGATCCTCAGCGCCGCCGAGAACGTCGGCGTACCGATGCGGCTGCGCAGGACCGACCCGGCCGAGCGCGAGGAGCGGGTCGCGCTGCTGCTCTCGCTCGTCGGCCTGGCCGAGCACGCCGCGCAGCGGCCCGGCGAGCTGTCGGGCGGACAGCAGCAGCGCGTGGCCATCGCCCGCGCGCTCGCCAACCGTCCGGCCCTGCTGATCGCCGACGAACCGACCGGCCAGCTCGATGCGGAGACCGGACTCGCGGTGATGGAGCTGCTGCGCGCGGTGGTCCGCAGCGAGGAGGTGACCGCTCTGGTCGCCACGCACGACGCCCAGCTGCTCGGTCTCGCCGACCGGGTCCTCGAACTGAGCGACGGCGAGATCGTCGAGCACTGA
- a CDS encoding TrkA family potassium uptake protein gives MRVAIAGAGAVGRSIAGELLENGHEVLLIDKAPTAISVERVPQAEWLLADACEITSLDEAALQRCHVVIAATGDDKVNLVVSLLAKTEYGVPRVVARVNNPKNEWLFSESWGVDVAVSTPRLMSALVEEAVSVGDLVRLLRFSHGDANLVELTLPPESALAGTQVGDVAWPEDTSLVTIIRGPRVLTPHGEETLEPGDELLFVAAQAREEQLEDLLSVRRDTPTTS, from the coding sequence ATGCGGGTCGCGATTGCAGGGGCCGGCGCGGTGGGGCGTTCCATCGCGGGCGAGCTGCTGGAGAACGGGCACGAGGTGCTCCTGATCGACAAGGCGCCCACCGCCATCTCGGTGGAGCGGGTGCCACAGGCGGAGTGGCTCCTGGCCGACGCCTGCGAGATCACGTCGCTGGACGAGGCGGCGCTCCAGCGCTGCCACGTGGTGATCGCGGCCACCGGTGACGACAAGGTGAACCTGGTCGTCTCGCTGCTGGCCAAGACCGAGTACGGCGTCCCGCGCGTGGTCGCCCGGGTGAACAACCCCAAGAACGAGTGGCTGTTCAGCGAGTCGTGGGGCGTGGACGTCGCCGTGTCCACGCCGCGTCTGATGTCGGCGCTGGTCGAGGAGGCGGTGAGCGTCGGCGACCTGGTCCGGCTGCTGCGCTTCAGCCACGGCGACGCGAACCTCGTCGAGCTGACCCTGCCGCCGGAGTCCGCGCTCGCGGGAACCCAGGTCGGGGACGTGGCCTGGCCGGAGGACACCTCGCTGGTCACGATCATCCGCGGTCCGCGGGTGCTCACCCCGCACGGCGAGGAGACGCTGGAGCCGGGCGACGAGCTGCTGTTCGTGGCGGCCCAGGCGCGCGAGGAGCAGCTGGAGGACCTGCTGTCGGTCCGCCGCGACACCCCGACGACGAGCTGA
- a CDS encoding response regulator — protein sequence MTRVLVVEDEPQIVRALVINLKARKYDVDAAPDGATALQLAAARHPDVVVLDLGLPDMDGVEVIKGLRGWTRVPILVLSARHTSDEKVEALDAGADDYVTKPFGMDELLARLRAAVRRAEPAGGGDDEIVVVETEGFTVDLAAKKVNRDGKDVRLTPTEWHLLEVLVRNTGRLVSQKQLLQEVWGPSYGTETNYLRVYMAQLRRKLEADPSHPKHFVTEPGMGYRFER from the coding sequence ATGACCCGAGTGCTCGTGGTCGAGGACGAGCCGCAGATCGTACGCGCCCTCGTGATCAACCTGAAGGCGCGCAAGTACGACGTCGACGCGGCCCCCGACGGGGCGACCGCGCTGCAGCTCGCCGCCGCGCGCCACCCCGACGTCGTCGTCCTCGACCTCGGCCTGCCGGACATGGACGGCGTCGAGGTGATCAAGGGCCTGCGCGGCTGGACCCGCGTGCCGATCCTCGTGCTCTCCGCCCGGCACACCTCCGACGAGAAGGTCGAGGCGTTGGACGCCGGCGCCGACGACTACGTGACCAAGCCGTTCGGGATGGACGAGCTGCTGGCGCGGCTGCGCGCCGCGGTCCGCCGGGCCGAGCCGGCGGGAGGGGGCGACGACGAGATCGTGGTCGTGGAGACCGAGGGCTTCACCGTCGACCTCGCGGCGAAGAAGGTCAACCGGGACGGCAAGGACGTACGCCTCACGCCCACCGAGTGGCATCTGCTGGAGGTGCTGGTCCGCAACACCGGCCGGCTCGTCAGCCAGAAACAATTGCTCCAGGAGGTGTGGGGGCCGTCGTACGGCACCGAGACCAACTATCTGCGGGTCTACATGGCCCAGCTGCGCCGCAAGCTGGAGGCGGATCCCTCGCACCCGAAGCACTTCGTCACCGAGCCCGGCATGGGGTACCGCTTCGAGCGCTGA
- a CDS encoding OB-fold nucleic acid binding domain-containing protein has translation MLDRLSSSQQDLESEELQEDSQASGCTRICDCGDRQIVKVTGTLRTVTLRPRAGVPALEAELFDGSAALDVVWLGRRSIVGIEPGRKMIASGRIAMSHGRRVLFNPKYELRPLGQE, from the coding sequence ATGCTCGACCGCCTCTCCAGCTCCCAGCAGGACCTCGAGTCGGAGGAGCTCCAGGAGGACTCGCAGGCATCGGGCTGCACCCGGATCTGCGACTGCGGGGACCGCCAGATCGTCAAGGTGACTGGTACCTTGCGCACGGTCACCCTGCGACCGAGGGCCGGTGTGCCGGCTCTGGAGGCGGAGCTCTTCGACGGCTCCGCCGCCCTGGACGTGGTGTGGCTGGGCCGGCGCTCCATCGTGGGCATAGAGCCGGGCCGCAAGATGATCGCCTCGGGCCGGATCGCCATGAGCCACGGCCGACGGGTGCTGTTCAATCCCAAATACGAGCTGCGACCGCTCGGACAGGAGTAG